In Lolium rigidum isolate FL_2022 chromosome 3, APGP_CSIRO_Lrig_0.1, whole genome shotgun sequence, the genomic window CGCAGTCCACCAAAGCTAGGGCATAGGAAAATCTTGCTTGTTAGACCCAACATGACATTGTTGAATGGGGAAAAGATGCCAATCAACGCAAACCAGGCTAGATCCAAGCGGTAAGGATGAGGAACATTCTAGCGCGACAAGGTGGATGTGGGGGAGATGATAAGGaagcggtggctagggtttcgcccGAGCAATCAAGAGTAAAAAGAAATGACACTTTTTTGCGAGAATTGTGGTTGTATACATTGATAGATCAGCTCACAGCAATATAGATTATTGTCAAGGCTTTTCTTTTGGATTGGAGAATAGAAAACATAGTAATAGGGAGAACACTCAATTCGATTGTAATACAAAGTGCAGAATAGAGGTTTGATAAACACGTTCGAATTGCAAAAACTGTCCTGAAAAAggagagaaaacatgaaaactttaATCACACGCAAACCACCCACGGATACTGAATTGGCAACACATATCAGGGCCATCTTCTGGTCTATGCCATGCTATAAAGCTTCCAAATTGGCAATTACATTCTCAGTTTTACGAATAGTGGAACCAAAACAACCACAGAATTACTCGCAGAACTCAATGTAACGACACCACGGAGGCTAGTTACAGGCTCTTTGGGTGTCTATGCATCAAGTAACAAGACCTGGCTGCTAAAGATGTCAAGGATTAGCTACGGTATACTAGTATTTATCACCAAACTGAGATCCATTACAACCAGATCACTGAGTCGAGCATACAGCATGCAGTTATATATGCATGACGGTGGCATCACTTTTCACTTGTTCTGCTCGACTCTTCCCAGGATCAAGTACTAATTAAAACGACTGGTATTATTTATACTACTACTGAAAGGCCTAGAGCTAAAGACAACCTAGGACTGACTTGTTTCCTTTCTTAatctgttgctgttgttgttgagtTGCTGCTGTCCCTCTCTCTGAACTGAAGATACACCTAGACTTTGTTAaagttttttcctttgttttctaCTTCCACTTGATGGGGTCATGACCTGCATAATAAAAAAAAAGCATCACAGACATCAGGGAGGGTAATTTTCCTATCATATCCATCCGTCATGATTGAGTGAATGATTGTTACAGGGTTGCTGTTGACACTTACCCTTAGCTGATGTGATGAGGGCCCTTTTCCTGCCCTATTCACAGCCCAATGGCTCCATGCCCAGATGAGAacctgaagaagaaagacaagtaCACAAGCAAAACATCTCACATGACTGCAACAATTTACTAAAAATCACATAAATGTAAGAACGGCACATGCTAATGCAGCTAATGATGTTCTATTAACATGGGACTGAACTAACTGAAGTGAGGTCTTGAAGGTTTGTTTGATTTGATCACCTGGGCACTTGGGAGAAGCAAGAGCTGTAGAGAGGTTTAGCAGAGGGGAACAGAGACAAGGCCACCGGGTGGGAGCTGCTGATGTTACCAGTGTGAGCTGTCTGCtgctcagcagcagcagcactggTGGGGGAAGCAAAGGGGCTATCAGGCAGGTTGTGCTCCATGCCACTACAATTCAAACAGCAAGAGACGCACATACACACATCAATCAACCAACCACGGATAGGGTAGAGCCCCACAGAAAAAGAACAAGTAACTGCTTAACACTTGATACTACTAGTCATTAGGTGGGGTCCCCTTTGGACCCGCTTCTAAGTACTAGTACTAATCAAGAGAGACTGATTAGCACCCTAGCTAAAAGCCTATAGCTCTACTTCCTTTTTGCAGTGGTTTTTGAAAGCAAATTTTGTTAGGATAAAGAAAATGATGTGATTAGCATATATTACTACTGTGTATGCATGTTGTAATACTTCACTTGCCAAATTTGATGCCTAAATGATTTGATTAGCACTTTTACTTGCTGTATGATATTTCCTCTGTTTCAAAAGAAGTGTCAGCTGATTTGTCTGGATAAGATATTTCTGAACATTGCAATGCGTGTAGATATATGTAGACAAGCTGCGACACAAGCGAGGTAGTACATGTTATAGTATGGtcttcaaaatttacatgttttaAGTAAAAATATGCATTTCGAATATCGCGCGGACATCCAACCGAGGGTAGCCATTTAATACTAAAATATTTTAGGATTACAGATATCCTGGAGTATTACCTTTCTTGGTATCCACAAACAACATTGGTTGCAGCTGCTGCACCAGGACCAGATTCCCTCCTCCCCTCTTCCCCAGAGTTGACTGCCTGCTTGGGACTGCCACCATTGCCATCACCaccaccctcctcctcctcatactgctgctcctgCCTCCCGTCTTTACCAATggcagaagcagcagcagcagatgtgCCCATGACAAGGCCAGTGCTGTTATCTGCAAACATGCAAGTCATGATGATGAATGAGGCTTTTATTTTTTGCGAATAGATGAATGAGGCTTTGAACACAGTGCATTTGCAAGAACGTATCAAGACACTTCAAAAACTGAACCTTGAATGTTGTTCTCAAAATGGTGCACGCCATTGCCGTTCCCACTGAAGCAGCCGTCATTGCCGTCGCCTGGTGAGCCCACGGGGGAGCCGAGGATGTGGTGGCCCCTGCTCTTGAGATCGAGCAGCTGCATCCCCATGAACCGGCGGTTCTGGAGCTCGATGGCACGCTGCAGCTCGGCCGactcctgctgctcctccagcTTCCTCCTCAGGAAGGCCGCCTCGTGGCCGGCCATGCTCCCGTATAGCATCCTCTGCCCTGGCAATGGCAATGAAGAGCTCGTTAGAACACAAATCTACGACGAAAATGCACTAATTCATTAGGTAGGGTGGTTCAGATGCTCACCGATCTGCGGCTGCTGGAGGTCGAAGGGATCCCTGGAGTCGagcaggccggcggcggcgaagtCACGGTGGTGAGGAGAGAGGCCGCCGCTGTGCCTGAACCTGTCAGGGACCTTGCCCTTCTCCTTGTAGGGCTTGACGAGGACCCTGGCGTCGCAGACGAAGTGCGGGTTGCCCTTGGCGAGGACGAGGCGCACCGTCTCCGGGTAGAGGAAGGAGACGAAGCCGAACATGCGTTTCGGCTGGTGCGGGATGCGCACGTCCTGCACCGGCCCGTACATGCTGCTCGCGCGAGTACCGATCGATCGCCATTAGAGCAGAACAGAGAGGCCGAATACGCAGCAAAGGCGGCGTTTTGCGTACCTGAAGTAGCTGGACACGTCCTCCTCGGTGAAGCTGGAGTCGGCGGGGAAGGTGAGGTAGATCTGCCGCGCGCCGTGGCTGTTGGAGAGGTCGGCGCGGTCCATCCGGGGCGAGCGGAGCGCGAACCTGTGCATatcgtcgccggcggcgagcagcatggccgccgccctggagCAGGAAGTACCATCAGTAATCCGCACGGCAAAATGACAAGAGAAAATGGAATCTTTGATTGTGGGGATTAAAAAGGTGTCACCTTTGGGACtcgctctgctgctgctgctgctggaggaggaggaagccgaggccttTGGGCGGAGACGGCGAGAAGGCGAAGGCGGGGGGCATCATTTGCGCCcgcgcggcggcgacagcggcggcctTGGCGCGCATGACCGCCATCTCCTGCTCGGCGACGTCGTCGGGGAGGCCGTGCAGGAAGCGGCAGGCGGAGCCGTTCTTGCAGAACCCCCGCGCGAAGTACTGGCACGGCTTCCACCCGCCGTCGGCGTCGCTGAGGGAGAAGCTCCGGCGGTGCCCGCCGCTGGTCGGGGACCAGCAGCCGTACCCGTCGTCGGGGTAGAACGGgtcgctggcggcggagaaggggtggccggcgtcgacatcGCCGGGCGCCATACCCCAGGAGGCGGGCGGGGAGGAGGGGTTGGTGCGGGCGAGGAGGTCGGCGCGCTCCCTGGCGACGACGGAGTGGAGGAGGTGCTCGGGGCCGAAGGCGAGGCGGATCATGTCCTCCTCGCTCTTGTCCTGGGTGAGCAGCGCGCCCATGATCTTGGAGGCGAGGTCCGG contains:
- the LOC124700765 gene encoding zinc finger CCCH domain-containing protein 53-like, which produces MDAYEATKVVFARVQELVDPDLASKIMGALLTQDKSEEDMIRLAFGPEHLLHSVVARERADLLARTNPSSPPASWGMAPGDVDAGHPFSAASDPFYPDDGYGCWSPTSGGHRRSFSLSDADGGWKPCQYFARGFCKNGSACRFLHGLPDDVAEQEMAVMRAKAAAVAAARAQMMPPAFAFSPSPPKGLGFLLLQQQQQQSESQRAAAMLLAAGDDMHRFALRSPRMDRADLSNSHGARQIYLTFPADSSFTEEDVSSYFSMYGPVQDVRIPHQPKRMFGFVSFLYPETVRLVLAKGNPHFVCDARVLVKPYKEKGKVPDRFRHSGGLSPHHRDFAAAGLLDSRDPFDLQQPQIGQRMLYGSMAGHEAAFLRRKLEEQQESAELQRAIELQNRRFMGMQLLDLKSRGHHILGSPVGSPGDGNDGCFSGNGNGVHHFENNIQDNSTGLVMGTSAAAASAIGKDGRQEQQYEEEEGGGDGNGGSPKQAVNSGEEGRRESGPGAAAATNVVCGYQESGMEHNLPDSPFASPTSAAAAEQQTAHTGNISSSHPVALSLFPSAKPLYSSCFSQVPRFSSGHGAIGL